In one window of Campylobacter coli DNA:
- a CDS encoding methionine ABC transporter permease translates to MNEISIFDAFLGRISQFFTEFSWQGIKEVSLNSIETFGQNYENILKPALNETIYMSLMAVFFGFILAIIPGILLAIWDKNGIKHNKIAYAVLDFITNLLRAFPFLILIVVLLPLSKIIVGTSIGTNAAIVPLAIGIAPYLAKMLESAFKEVDHGIIEAAKSYGASNTQIIFKVIFSEALPNIISGITLTLIFTIGFSALAGTVGGGGLGDVAIRYGYERFNKEIMIQTVIILLILVQLVQILGNLFYTWAKNSKTLYILATLIVLFIISIIININNDESFVWQAIILIVLVLYSIYKFLKK, encoded by the coding sequence ATGAATGAAATATCTATATTTGATGCATTTTTAGGAAGAATTTCACAATTTTTTACTGAATTTTCTTGGCAGGGTATCAAAGAGGTCTCTCTAAATTCTATCGAAACCTTTGGACAAAACTATGAAAATATTTTAAAACCTGCTTTAAATGAAACTATTTATATGAGTCTAATGGCTGTGTTTTTTGGTTTTATTTTGGCTATCATTCCTGGAATCTTACTTGCTATTTGGGATAAAAATGGCATCAAGCACAATAAAATCGCTTATGCGGTTTTAGATTTTATCACTAATCTTTTAAGAGCCTTTCCTTTTCTTATATTGATTGTCGTACTCTTGCCTCTTTCTAAGATTATAGTGGGTACTAGCATTGGTACAAATGCGGCCATAGTTCCTTTGGCTATAGGTATAGCACCTTATTTGGCAAAGATGTTAGAAAGTGCTTTTAAAGAAGTAGATCATGGCATCATAGAAGCTGCAAAAAGCTATGGTGCAAGCAATACTCAAATCATCTTTAAAGTGATTTTTAGCGAAGCTTTACCAAACATCATCAGCGGTATTACCCTAACCTTGATTTTTACCATAGGCTTTTCAGCACTTGCAGGAACTGTCGGTGGTGGCGGACTTGGAGATGTTGCGATTCGTTATGGTTATGAACGTTTTAATAAAGAAATCATGATTCAAACAGTAATTATCTTGCTTATATTGGTGCAGTTGGTTCAAATTTTAGGTAATTTATTTTATACTTGGGCTAAAAATAGCAAAACTTTATACATTCTTGCTACTTTAATAGTCTTATTTATAATTAGCATAATCATCAATATAAACAACGATGAAAGTTTTGTTTGGCAAGCGATTATTTTAATCGTTCTTGTTCTGTATTCTATTTATAAATTCCTTAAAAAATAA
- a CDS encoding MetQ/NlpA family ABC transporter substrate-binding protein: protein MKFKKVLLSIFCITSFLFGAEKNIIIGATPTPYAEILNFAKPIFKERGWNLEVKEFSDYNIPNISLNEKDLDANLYQHNPFLEDFNAHKGTKLSSLGSIVLVPMAIYSNDIKDIKDIPNGAKIAIPNDATNESRALDLLAKAGLIEFKTSSTLKTPIDISKNPKNLKFIELKAAQLPRALNDVDLAVITTNYALGAGLNPLKDGIFIEDKDSLYAIVLAVRQGDEKSEKSLILKEILTSDKIKNFINEQYKGSVIPTF from the coding sequence ATGAAATTTAAAAAAGTATTACTAAGTATTTTTTGTATAACAAGTTTTCTCTTTGGAGCTGAAAAGAATATCATTATAGGAGCAACGCCTACTCCTTATGCTGAAATCTTAAATTTTGCAAAACCTATTTTTAAAGAAAGAGGTTGGAATCTTGAAGTAAAAGAATTTAGTGATTATAATATACCCAATATCTCACTTAATGAAAAAGATTTAGATGCGAATTTATATCAGCACAATCCTTTTTTAGAGGATTTTAACGCTCACAAAGGGACAAAATTAAGTTCTTTGGGTTCTATTGTTTTGGTTCCTATGGCTATTTATTCTAATGATATTAAAGATATTAAAGATATCCCAAATGGTGCCAAAATCGCCATTCCAAATGATGCTACCAATGAAAGCAGAGCTTTGGATTTGCTTGCTAAAGCTGGTTTGATAGAATTTAAAACCTCAAGCACTCTTAAAACTCCGATTGATATCAGTAAAAATCCTAAAAATCTTAAATTTATAGAACTAAAAGCTGCACAACTTCCAAGAGCTTTAAATGATGTAGATTTAGCAGTCATTACGACAAATTATGCTCTTGGTGCAGGACTTAATCCTCTAAAAGATGGAATTTTTATTGAAGACAAAGACAGCTTATATGCTATTGTTCTAGCAGTAAGACAAGGCGATGAAAAAAGTGAAAAAAGTCTAATTCTTAAAGAAATTCTAACCAGTGATAAAATAAAAAATTTCATCAACGAGCAATACAAAGGCTCTGTTATACCTACTTTTTAA
- the flgA gene encoding flagellar basal body P-ring formation chaperone FlgA yields the protein MRIISFIFFVFIGLSHGANLEEIKTALAKEFKNNFPSLIIKNIDLKITTLPKDFEQYQFIRIANARFNQAQGFIRAEFKTPQNIQKNVFFRYFMQASLEVLRSERSIQRGDKLGAFDYKSVLMDFDKVPSNALTPEDTHNLIAKSNISKNTILKENMFKTMALIRRNDPIIGILSDGNVDVLIELTALHSADMGERIRAKNKEGKVMQGIVTGKNRMIIQ from the coding sequence ATGAGAATTATATCTTTTATTTTTTTTGTTTTTATTGGTTTAAGTCATGGTGCAAATTTAGAAGAGATTAAAACTGCACTTGCTAAAGAATTTAAAAACAATTTTCCAAGTTTAATCATCAAAAATATCGATTTAAAAATCACTACCTTACCTAAAGATTTTGAACAATATCAATTTATAAGAATAGCCAATGCTCGTTTTAACCAAGCTCAAGGATTTATAAGAGCTGAATTTAAAACCCCGCAAAATATACAGAAAAATGTATTTTTTCGTTATTTTATGCAAGCAAGCTTAGAAGTATTAAGAAGCGAACGCTCCATACAAAGAGGAGATAAACTTGGCGCTTTTGACTATAAAAGCGTACTCATGGACTTTGATAAAGTTCCATCTAATGCTCTAACCCCTGAAGATACTCACAATCTCATAGCAAAAAGTAATATTAGCAAAAATACCATTTTAAAAGAAAATATGTTTAAAACCATGGCTCTTATTCGCCGCAATGATCCTATAATAGGTATTTTAAGCGATGGAAATGTCGATGTTTTAATAGAACTCACAGCCCTACACAGTGCCGATATGGGAGAAAGAATTCGAGCAAAAAACAAAGAAGGTAAAGTCATGCAAGGTATAGTCACAGGAAAAAATAGGATGATTATACAATGA
- a CDS encoding MetQ/NlpA family ABC transporter substrate-binding protein translates to MNIKNLIVASFLGLAVNLTAAETISIAATPVPHVEILEQAKPELEKQGYKLEIKEFTDYVLPNLAVDSGEVDANFFQHTPYLEEFNKSKGTKLTKVASVHIEPMAVYSKKYKSLDDIKEGVTIAIPNDPTNESRALDIIAKKGLVEFKEKALKTPLDITTNPKKIKFVELKAAQLPRALNDVDFAVINSNYALSANLNPAQDGVFIEDKESPYANILVVKTGNENDPKIQALVKALQSEKVKQFIIEKYKGSVLPAF, encoded by the coding sequence ATGAATATCAAAAATTTAATCGTAGCAAGTTTTTTAGGTTTGGCTGTAAATTTAACAGCCGCAGAAACTATCAGTATCGCAGCAACTCCAGTTCCTCATGTTGAAATATTAGAGCAGGCAAAACCTGAATTAGAAAAACAAGGTTATAAACTCGAAATTAAAGAATTTACAGACTATGTCTTACCTAATTTAGCCGTAGACAGCGGAGAAGTAGATGCAAATTTCTTTCAGCACACACCTTATTTGGAAGAATTTAACAAAAGCAAAGGCACTAAGCTCACTAAAGTAGCAAGTGTACATATCGAGCCTATGGCTGTTTATTCTAAAAAATATAAAAGTTTAGATGATATTAAAGAGGGTGTTACTATAGCTATACCAAACGATCCGACCAATGAAAGCAGAGCTTTGGATATTATCGCAAAAAAAGGTTTGGTTGAATTTAAAGAAAAAGCTCTTAAAACCCCACTTGATATCACAACAAACCCAAAAAAAATAAAATTTGTAGAGCTTAAAGCTGCACAACTTCCAAGAGCTTTAAATGATGTTGATTTTGCTGTAATTAATTCTAATTATGCACTTTCTGCAAATCTAAACCCAGCTCAAGATGGCGTATTTATAGAAGATAAAGAAAGCCCTTATGCAAATATCCTTGTAGTAAAAACAGGAAATGAAAATGATCCAAAAATTCAAGCTTTAGTAAAAGCTTTACAAAGTGAGAAAGTTAAACAATTTATCATCGAAAAATATAAAGGTTCAGTTCTACCTGCATTTTAA
- the coaD gene encoding pantetheine-phosphate adenylyltransferase yields the protein MTCLYPGTFDPITNGHLDVVKRALKIFDKVIVAIANSEHKKPCFSLEQRKELAKLATSHLNNVEIITFDNLLVDLAKELKVNTIVRGLRAVSDFEYELQIGYANHALWEEIETIYLMPNLKNAFISSSIVRSIASHGGDVSALVPKEILPFLKDLPCM from the coding sequence ATGACTTGTTTATACCCAGGGACTTTTGATCCTATCACAAATGGACATTTAGATGTAGTTAAAAGAGCGCTTAAGATCTTTGATAAAGTGATCGTAGCTATAGCAAATAGCGAGCATAAAAAGCCTTGTTTTAGTTTAGAGCAAAGAAAAGAGCTTGCAAAGCTTGCCACCTCGCATTTAAACAATGTAGAAATTATCACTTTTGATAATCTCCTTGTAGATTTAGCCAAAGAACTTAAAGTAAATACTATAGTAAGGGGACTTAGGGCGGTAAGTGATTTTGAATACGAATTGCAAATTGGCTATGCCAATCATGCCCTTTGGGAAGAAATTGAAACTATTTATCTAATGCCAAATTTAAAAAATGCATTCATCTCAAGCTCCATAGTTAGATCTATTGCTTCCCATGGAGGAGATGTCAGCGCCTTAGTTCCTAAAGAAATTTTACCTTTTTTAAAGGATTTACCTTGTATGTAG
- a CDS encoding methionine ABC transporter ATP-binding protein: MIKIQNLKKYYGKELVINDVSLEIKKGEIYAIVGHSGAGKSTLLRCINGLESYQEGSLKVLDAEIKDLSQNNPKKLRMLRKDIGMIFQNFALMERKNVFENVAMPLRTHYSQCKIYSKLFGKEYMSEKDLNQKVNSLLEVVGLDHKNKSYPRELSGGQKQRVAIARALTLNPKILLSDEATSALDPNTTKNILELIAKINAEFGITVVLVTHEMDVVKDVAQKALLLEHGQIIGSGAIDELFLKPNEKMKEFLGESDFLPPTGLNIKLYFPKEVAQNSIITHMARTLNIDFNIVWGKIEKLNGNALGNLVINIDEKDKNKVLNYVEQSGVLWEVVS; the protein is encoded by the coding sequence TTGATAAAAATACAAAATTTAAAAAAATATTACGGAAAAGAACTGGTTATTAATGATGTTTCTTTGGAGATAAAAAAAGGTGAAATCTATGCTATCGTAGGACACAGCGGTGCTGGAAAATCTACTCTTTTAAGATGTATCAATGGACTTGAAAGCTATCAAGAAGGAAGTTTAAAAGTGCTTGATGCTGAAATAAAAGATCTGAGTCAAAATAATCCTAAAAAGCTTAGAATGTTAAGAAAAGATATAGGTATGATTTTTCAAAATTTTGCCTTAATGGAAAGAAAAAATGTATTCGAAAATGTTGCAATGCCTTTAAGAACACATTATAGCCAATGCAAAATTTATTCTAAGCTTTTTGGCAAAGAATACATGAGCGAAAAAGATTTAAATCAAAAAGTAAATTCCTTACTTGAGGTTGTAGGGCTTGATCATAAAAACAAATCCTACCCTAGAGAACTTAGCGGAGGACAAAAACAACGCGTGGCTATTGCTAGAGCTTTGACTTTAAATCCTAAAATTTTACTTAGCGATGAAGCCACTTCGGCTCTTGATCCTAATACAACAAAAAATATTTTAGAACTCATTGCTAAAATCAATGCTGAATTTGGGATAACCGTAGTTTTAGTCACACATGAAATGGATGTTGTAAAAGATGTTGCTCAAAAAGCTTTACTTTTAGAACATGGTCAGATTATAGGAAGTGGTGCAATTGATGAACTCTTTTTAAAGCCTAATGAAAAAATGAAAGAATTTTTAGGCGAAAGTGATTTCTTGCCTCCAACAGGTTTAAATATTAAGCTTTATTTTCCAAAAGAAGTAGCACAAAATAGTATTATTACACATATGGCAAGAACTCTTAATATTGATTTTAATATTGTTTGGGGTAAAATTGAAAAGCTTAATGGAAATGCTTTGGGAAATTTAGTGATTAATATCGATGAAAAAGATAAAAATAAAGTTCTGAATTATGTAGAGCAAAGCGGGGTTTTATGGGAGGTAGTATCATGA
- the tmk gene encoding dTMP kinase, protein MYVVFEGVDCVGKSTQISLLKEYFKEAIFTAEPGGTKLGSHLRELLLHKPYQLDKKTELLLFLADRAQHCEEILKANQDKLIISDRSFISGMAYAKDFENEELFRLNAFALENFFPQKVIFLKGDENLIKERLNQKEQDAIEKRGIDYFLSVQDKLENTLHFLKEKINLQVLTLNANDTKENLHQKIKDFLR, encoded by the coding sequence TTGTATGTAGTTTTTGAAGGGGTGGATTGCGTTGGTAAAAGTACGCAAATTTCACTTTTAAAAGAATATTTTAAAGAAGCTATTTTTACCGCAGAGCCTGGAGGAACCAAGCTAGGTTCTCATTTAAGAGAACTTTTACTTCACAAACCCTATCAACTCGATAAAAAAACCGAGCTTTTGCTTTTTTTAGCTGATCGTGCGCAACACTGTGAGGAAATTTTAAAAGCAAATCAAGATAAACTCATCATTAGCGATAGAAGTTTTATTTCGGGCATGGCTTATGCAAAAGATTTTGAAAATGAAGAGCTTTTTAGACTTAATGCTTTTGCTTTGGAAAATTTTTTCCCGCAAAAAGTTATTTTTTTAAAAGGCGATGAAAATTTAATCAAAGAGCGTCTTAATCAAAAAGAACAAGACGCTATAGAAAAACGCGGAATTGATTATTTCTTAAGTGTCCAAGATAAACTTGAAAATACTCTTCATTTTTTAAAAGAAAAAATAAATCTTCAAGTTTTAACCCTAAATGCAAATGATACAAAAGAAAATTTACACCAAAAAATAAAGGATTTTTTACGATGA
- the hisS gene encoding histidine--tRNA ligase: MINALKGMKDLSDKDALYYEKIIKTCEEVAKNYGFNFINTPHLEQSILFKRSVGESSDIVGKEMYEFVDKGGNEVCMRPEGTAGVVRAYIEKKLDKNISVKRWFYHGSMFRYERPQKGRLREFHQFGVESFGIPSVYEDASIILMLVEIFSRLGIDFKLQLNSLGCSQCLPKYRDELIEFLDSKEGFCEDCLRRKNLNPIRVLDCKNEHCQNLLENAPLLINNLCTSCQKDFETLQQILKDNGVKFELDSKLVRGLDYYSKTAFEFISDEIGAKAAIAGGGRYDRLIEYLGGKSGYGIGFAMGIERIIAILEQKEELEKREGIYLCAMDEIYIPKLLQIATKLRKKHKVILSYEARKLAKHLENGDKINSKHFLCMGENEAKNESLFYKNLENKDEKMIKISDLENAL, from the coding sequence ATGATTAATGCTCTAAAAGGTATGAAAGATTTAAGCGATAAGGATGCGCTTTATTATGAAAAAATTATCAAAACTTGTGAAGAAGTTGCAAAAAACTACGGGTTTAATTTTATCAATACCCCGCATTTAGAGCAAAGCATACTTTTCAAAAGAAGCGTAGGAGAAAGTTCTGACATCGTTGGCAAAGAAATGTACGAATTTGTAGATAAAGGGGGCAATGAAGTCTGTATGCGCCCTGAAGGCACAGCAGGGGTCGTGCGTGCTTATATAGAAAAAAAATTAGATAAAAACATCAGCGTAAAGCGTTGGTTTTATCATGGTTCTATGTTTCGCTATGAAAGGCCTCAAAAGGGTCGCTTAAGAGAATTTCATCAATTTGGAGTTGAAAGCTTTGGCATACCTAGCGTTTATGAAGACGCGAGCATTATTTTAATGCTAGTAGAAATTTTCTCACGCCTTGGTATTGATTTTAAACTTCAGCTTAATTCTTTAGGTTGCTCACAATGCTTGCCAAAATACCGCGATGAGCTTATTGAATTCTTAGATTCTAAAGAAGGTTTTTGCGAAGATTGTTTGCGTAGAAAAAATTTAAATCCTATTCGTGTTTTAGATTGTAAAAACGAACATTGTCAAAATTTACTTGAAAATGCTCCACTTTTGATCAATAATTTATGCACCTCTTGCCAAAAAGACTTTGAAACGCTACAACAAATTTTAAAGGATAATGGAGTTAAATTCGAGCTAGACTCAAAGCTTGTGAGAGGTTTGGATTATTATTCTAAAACAGCTTTTGAATTTATAAGCGATGAAATAGGTGCAAAAGCTGCTATCGCAGGTGGAGGACGCTACGATAGACTTATAGAGTATTTGGGTGGAAAAAGTGGTTATGGCATAGGTTTTGCCATGGGTATAGAAAGAATTATAGCCATCTTAGAACAAAAAGAAGAGTTAGAAAAAAGAGAGGGAATTTATCTTTGCGCTATGGATGAAATTTATATCCCAAAACTTTTACAAATTGCCACCAAACTTAGAAAAAAACATAAAGTGATCTTAAGCTATGAAGCTAGAAAACTTGCCAAGCACTTAGAAAATGGAGATAAGATAAATTCAAAACATTTTCTTTGCATGGGAGAAAATGAAGCAAAAAACGAAAGTTTGTTTTATAAAAATTTAGAAAATAAAGATGAAAAAATGATTAAAATTTCAGATTTGGAGAATGCTTTATGA
- a CDS encoding UbiX family flavin prenyltransferase, producing MKILLGISGSSSTHLGLKLLKNLENKCELYCIITEGAKISFEAENKKNLEKICQEEFQNICFLSDNNLSASVASGSFGIEKTIIAPCSISSLAKIHAGLADTLLMRAAAVALKERKSLILGVREMPFSTLNLEHMHKLSQLGVIIAPPIIASYSHASDLEQMENFIIGKWLDLLGISHNLYEKWQNF from the coding sequence ATGAAAATTTTATTAGGAATTTCAGGATCTAGCAGTACGCATTTAGGACTTAAACTTTTAAAAAATTTGGAGAATAAATGCGAGCTTTATTGTATTATCACTGAAGGTGCAAAAATAAGTTTTGAAGCTGAAAATAAGAAAAACTTAGAAAAAATTTGCCAAGAAGAATTTCAAAATATCTGTTTTTTAAGCGATAACAACTTAAGCGCAAGCGTTGCAAGCGGATCTTTTGGTATAGAAAAAACCATCATTGCACCCTGCTCTATCTCAAGCCTTGCTAAAATTCACGCAGGATTAGCCGACACGCTTTTAATGCGAGCTGCTGCTGTGGCCCTAAAAGAAAGAAAAAGCTTGATTTTGGGAGTAAGAGAAATGCCTTTTTCAACCTTAAATTTAGAACATATGCACAAGCTTAGCCAACTAGGCGTTATCATCGCACCTCCTATTATAGCAAGCTATTCTCATGCTAGCGATTTAGAGCAAATGGAAAATTTTATCATAGGAAAATGGCTAGATCTTTTAGGAATTTCTCATAATTTATATGAGAAATGGCAGAATTTTTAG
- the speA gene encoding biosynthetic arginine decarboxylase, with protein MMNYGIDIWGNENFIIKNGKVCINHEKKPAIIDIVKELRDDGYKGPLLLRFPHLIQKQIESIYGSFNKARKEFDYKGKFNAVYPLKVNQYPGFVKNLVRLGKDYNYGLEAGSKAELLLAMAYNNEDAPITVNGFKDRELINIGFIAAEMGHNITLTIEGLNELEAIVDIAKERFKPKPNIGLRVRLHSAGVGIWAKSGGINSKFGLTSTELIEAVNLLKENKLLEQFTMIHFHLGSQITEIHPLKKALNEAGNIYTELRKMGAKNLKAINLGGGLAVEYSQFKNEKSRNYTLREYANDVVFILKNIAEQKKDLEPDIFIESGRFVAANHAVLVAPVLELFSQEYTESKLILKKQNPKLIDELYDLYKSIKPSNALEYLHDSIDHLESILTLFDLGYVDLQDRSNAEILTHLITKKAILLLGDKQNPADLLAIQDEVQERYLVNFSLFQSIPDFWGLEQNFPIMPLDRLDEEPTRSASIWDITCDSDGEISYSKNNPLFLHDVDVEKENYFLGFFLVGAYQEVLGMKHNLFTHPTEATISVNEKGYEIEGIIEAQSILDALEDLDYDIHTIMDILNERISNSKLVNEKQKKHILGELYLFLNDNGYLKSIGV; from the coding sequence ATGATGAATTATGGAATTGATATCTGGGGAAATGAAAATTTTATCATCAAAAATGGTAAAGTTTGCATCAATCACGAAAAAAAACCTGCCATTATCGATATAGTAAAAGAGCTAAGAGATGATGGATACAAAGGGCCTTTACTCTTAAGATTTCCTCATCTAATCCAAAAGCAAATTGAAAGTATTTATGGAAGTTTTAATAAAGCTAGAAAGGAATTTGACTATAAAGGAAAATTTAATGCTGTTTATCCTTTAAAAGTCAATCAATATCCTGGTTTTGTAAAAAATCTCGTTCGCTTAGGTAAAGATTATAATTACGGTCTTGAAGCAGGTTCTAAGGCTGAACTTTTGCTTGCTATGGCTTACAATAACGAAGATGCGCCCATTACCGTAAATGGATTTAAAGATAGAGAGCTTATAAACATAGGATTTATAGCTGCTGAAATGGGACACAATATCACCTTAACCATAGAAGGACTAAATGAGCTTGAAGCTATTGTTGATATAGCTAAAGAACGCTTTAAACCTAAGCCTAATATAGGCTTGCGTGTGCGTTTGCACTCTGCTGGCGTAGGAATTTGGGCAAAAAGCGGGGGGATTAATTCTAAATTTGGACTTACCTCTACTGAACTTATAGAAGCGGTTAATTTACTCAAAGAAAACAAGCTTTTAGAGCAATTTACCATGATACATTTTCATCTTGGTTCGCAAATCACTGAAATTCATCCTCTTAAAAAAGCCTTAAATGAAGCAGGCAACATCTATACCGAACTTAGAAAAATGGGGGCTAAAAATTTAAAAGCTATCAATCTAGGCGGCGGTTTAGCGGTGGAATACTCACAATTTAAAAATGAAAAAAGCCGAAATTATACCTTAAGAGAATACGCCAACGATGTGGTATTTATCTTAAAAAATATAGCCGAACAAAAAAAAGATCTTGAGCCTGATATTTTTATAGAAAGTGGGCGTTTTGTCGCGGCCAATCACGCAGTTTTAGTCGCTCCTGTTTTAGAGCTTTTCTCTCAAGAATACACAGAAAGTAAGCTTATACTAAAAAAACAAAATCCAAAACTCATCGATGAGCTTTACGATCTTTATAAAAGCATAAAACCTTCCAATGCTTTAGAGTATTTGCACGATAGTATCGATCATTTAGAAAGCATCTTAACACTTTTTGATTTGGGTTATGTGGATTTGCAAGATCGTTCTAATGCTGAAATTTTAACTCATCTAATCACAAAAAAAGCTATTTTACTTTTAGGCGATAAACAAAATCCTGCGGATTTACTCGCCATACAAGATGAAGTGCAAGAAAGGTATTTGGTAAATTTTTCACTCTTTCAAAGCATACCTGATTTTTGGGGCTTGGAGCAAAATTTCCCCATCATGCCACTTGATAGACTCGATGAAGAGCCAACAAGAAGTGCAAGCATATGGGATATAACCTGCGATAGCGATGGTGAAATTTCGTATTCTAAAAACAATCCTTTATTTTTGCATGATGTAGATGTAGAAAAAGAAAATTATTTTCTAGGTTTTTTCCTTGTAGGGGCTTACCAAGAAGTACTTGGAATGAAACACAATCTTTTTACCCATCCTACTGAAGCAACGATAAGCGTAAATGAAAAAGGTTATGAAATCGAAGGGATTATAGAAGCCCAATCCATACTTGATGCTTTAGAGGATCTAGACTATGACATACATACAATTATGGATATACTCAATGAACGCATTAGCAATTCTAAACTTGTCAATGAAAAACAGAAAAAACACATTTTAGGCGAACTTTATCTTTTCTTAAACGATAATGGCTATCTAAAAAGTATAGGAGTGTAA
- a CDS encoding MetQ/NlpA family ABC transporter substrate-binding protein codes for MKLLKLILLFCLFNLSPIFAKTITIGATPNPFASLLEKVKDDFKDKGYELKIIEFSDYILPNRALEEKELDANLYQHKPFLEEYNAQKGTKLTAITPVVIAPVGIYSKTIKDLKNLKKGARVAIPNDATNESRALELLEKAGLIELNQNTLKTPLDIKKNPKNLKFIELKAAQLPRALDDVDIAVINSNFALGAGLNPIKDTIFREDKNSPYVNYVVVRFEDKDSEKTKIIDEILRSDKFRNIINEHYKDVLIPAF; via the coding sequence ATGAAATTACTTAAACTTATTTTATTATTTTGTTTATTTAACCTAAGCCCTATATTTGCCAAAACCATAACCATAGGAGCTACGCCAAATCCCTTTGCAAGCTTGCTAGAAAAAGTCAAAGATGATTTTAAAGATAAGGGTTATGAGTTGAAAATAATAGAATTTTCTGATTATATACTGCCTAATAGAGCCTTAGAAGAAAAAGAACTTGATGCAAATTTATATCAACACAAACCTTTTTTAGAAGAATACAATGCTCAAAAAGGCACAAAATTAACCGCGATAACACCTGTTGTCATCGCACCAGTAGGAATTTATAGCAAAACGATCAAAGATTTGAAAAATCTTAAAAAAGGTGCTAGGGTTGCCATACCTAATGACGCTACGAATGAAAGTAGAGCTTTAGAACTTTTAGAAAAAGCTGGCTTAATCGAACTCAATCAAAACACACTCAAAACCCCATTAGATATAAAGAAAAATCCTAAGAATCTTAAATTCATAGAATTAAAAGCCGCACAACTTCCAAGAGCTTTAGATGATGTTGATATTGCTGTGATTAATTCTAATTTTGCCCTTGGAGCTGGACTTAATCCGATTAAAGATACAATCTTTAGAGAAGATAAAAACAGCCCTTATGTAAATTATGTTGTAGTCCGCTTTGAAGATAAAGATAGTGAAAAAACTAAAATCATAGATGAAATTTTAAGAAGTGATAAATTTAGAAATATCATCAATGAGCACTACAAAGATGTGCTAATCCCTGCATTTTAA
- the cysE gene encoding serine O-acetyltransferase, translated as MGFFSIIKEDFSQPKAQDPAYNSCIELFFNYPGVWAVVNYRFAHFFYTKNFKRTARIISGISQFLTGVDLHPGATLGRRIFIDHANGVVIGQTAIIEDDVLIYQGVTLGGTSLEKGIKRHPTIKKGVIIGSGAKVLGNITIGENAKIGSNAVVVKDVGANLTAVGIPAYIVEERRKNKENTRAVDANCEDKLEKLERKIAELEKALSNIK; from the coding sequence ATGGGATTTTTCAGCATCATAAAAGAAGATTTTTCCCAACCAAAAGCACAAGATCCAGCGTATAATTCTTGTATAGAACTTTTTTTCAATTACCCGGGTGTATGGGCGGTAGTAAATTACCGCTTTGCGCATTTTTTTTATACAAAAAATTTCAAGCGCACCGCTAGGATAATCAGCGGAATTTCGCAGTTTTTAACAGGTGTAGATCTACATCCAGGTGCAACTTTAGGCAGGCGTATTTTTATAGATCATGCTAATGGAGTGGTGATAGGACAAACTGCGATCATAGAAGATGATGTTTTGATCTATCAAGGTGTAACCTTAGGTGGCACCAGTCTTGAAAAAGGTATCAAACGCCATCCTACTATAAAAAAAGGAGTGATTATAGGCTCAGGTGCAAAGGTGCTTGGCAATATCACCATAGGAGAAAATGCCAAAATAGGCTCTAATGCTGTTGTTGTTAAAGATGTAGGAGCAAATTTAACTGCAGTAGGAATTCCTGCTTATATAGTAGAAGAACGACGCAAAAATAAAGAAAATACAAGAGCTGTTGATGCAAACTGCGAAGATAAACTCGAAAAATTAGAGAGAAAAATCGCAGAGCTTGAAAAAGCTTTATCTAATATAAAATAA